The following proteins come from a genomic window of Bacteroidales bacterium:
- a CDS encoding TonB-dependent receptor plug domain-containing protein, producing the protein MKNSKKILVLAGIIAGFQSYSQKTKFSDTVKIKEVTITSTRLQNYTVGNKIQTIDSAALKNNATYSLSELISSQTQVQINSYGPGAQASPSFRGSGAAHTAVLWNGFNIQDVLFGSIDFSQIPGFFLDEVKIQAGGAGALYGSGAIGGAINLNNNLFFNKGLKTSFITSYGSFSNYFNGAECRISEKKFSASVKVFDHSMKNDFEYSLNGAPKQKLINSATKQQGALIDYALALNEKQKLTAHIWFNNNEHKLPFDSYMMPGKAIQTDNSIRRTIEWNRIDDKSEFFLRTAYFNNYQKYDDIALNSVSNYNSSTSITEFENNYKFSSSFKLNSGLNYTHDKGESPNLDNTHIRDRSTIFSSLKYNTLNNKFKTVLSLREEIVNSIVSPLTYSFGFDGEIIKGLNLKGNVNKSYRIPTFNDLYWFDPVYMMFGNPKLKDEEGLNEELSLNYNINKKNILFEVGATGFNSNVSNWILWQPVENSFIWTPMNVDTVWSRGVEFNFNFEYKTGSFFAKLSGMYTVLKTTNESKLADSTIKNKQLIYVPENKAVANLVIGYKRFAVTYSHNYIGKRFADAANTTSVDEYNIGNVILSKVFVYKDYDFTIDFHINNVWAQSYQVMQYYPMPGRNYQIGLKINFNKPNNK; encoded by the coding sequence ATGAAAAATTCAAAAAAAATTTTAGTATTAGCTGGTATCATTGCCGGCTTTCAAAGTTACAGCCAGAAAACAAAGTTTTCCGATACTGTGAAAATCAAAGAAGTTACAATTACTTCTACCCGTTTGCAAAACTATACTGTTGGCAACAAAATTCAAACAATTGATTCTGCTGCATTAAAAAACAATGCTACGTATTCATTGTCGGAATTAATTTCTTCGCAAACACAAGTGCAGATTAATTCTTATGGACCAGGAGCGCAAGCAAGTCCATCGTTTCGAGGTAGCGGAGCAGCTCATACCGCTGTTCTATGGAATGGATTCAATATACAAGATGTATTATTTGGAAGCATTGATTTTTCACAAATTCCCGGGTTCTTCTTAGACGAAGTAAAAATACAAGCAGGTGGTGCTGGTGCTTTATACGGAAGTGGAGCAATTGGTGGAGCAATAAATCTTAACAATAATTTGTTTTTTAATAAAGGGCTTAAAACATCTTTTATTACTTCGTATGGGAGTTTTAGTAATTACTTTAATGGAGCGGAATGCAGAATTAGTGAAAAGAAATTTTCTGCATCGGTAAAAGTTTTCGACCATTCAATGAAAAACGATTTTGAATATTCATTGAATGGCGCACCAAAACAAAAATTAATAAATTCTGCAACAAAGCAACAGGGAGCTTTAATAGATTATGCTTTGGCTTTAAACGAAAAGCAAAAATTAACAGCTCATATATGGTTTAATAATAACGAACACAAACTTCCTTTTGATTCATATATGATGCCGGGCAAAGCCATACAGACCGATAATTCTATCAGGAGAACAATAGAATGGAACCGCATTGACGATAAATCAGAGTTTTTTTTAAGAACAGCATACTTTAATAATTATCAGAAATATGATGATATTGCATTAAATTCGGTTTCTAATTATAATTCTTCCACTTCAATTACTGAATTTGAAAACAATTATAAATTCAGTTCAAGCTTTAAATTAAACTCCGGATTGAATTATACTCACGACAAAGGTGAATCTCCAAATCTTGACAATACGCACATAAGAGACCGCTCAACAATTTTTTCTTCATTAAAATATAATACCTTAAATAATAAATTTAAAACAGTTTTGAGTTTAAGGGAAGAAATAGTTAATAGTATTGTTTCACCGCTAACATATTCTTTTGGCTTTGATGGCGAAATTATAAAAGGACTGAATTTAAAAGGTAATGTAAATAAAAGTTATCGTATTCCAACATTCAACGATTTATATTGGTTTGACCCAGTTTATATGATGTTCGGAAATCCAAAACTAAAAGATGAAGAAGGGTTAAATGAAGAGTTAAGTTTGAATTATAATATTAATAAAAAAAATATTCTTTTTGAAGTTGGCGCAACCGGATTTAATAGTAATGTTTCAAATTGGATTTTATGGCAGCCGGTTGAGAATTCATTTATTTGGACTCCAATGAACGTTGATACTGTCTGGTCGAGAGGAGTGGAGTTTAATTTTAATTTTGAATACAAAACAGGAAGTTTCTTCGCTAAACTTTCCGGAATGTACACAGTGTTGAAAACAACAAACGAATCGAAACTTGCTGATAGCACTATAAAAAACAAGCAGCTTATTTACGTACCCGAAAATAAAGCTGTAGCAAATTTAGTAATCGGATATAAAAGATTTGCCGTTACATATTCACATAACTACATTGGCAAACGATTTGCTGATGCTGCAAATACTACTTCTGTTGATGAATATAATATCGGAAATGTTATTTTATCAAAAGTTTTTGTTTATAAAGATTATGATTTTACAATTGATTTTCACATTAATAATGTATGGGCTCAATCTTATCAGGTAATGCAGTATTATCCGATGCCGGGAAGAAATTATCAGATTGGATTAAAAATAAATTTTAATAAACCTAATAACAAATAA
- a CDS encoding diphthine--ammonia ligase has protein sequence MIKSIFNWSGGKDSAFALFKILSEKKYEISCLLTSVGEEHDRISMHGVRVSLLDKQTTSIGIPLQKLVLPESASMQVYDEAIEKYLTRFKEEGNTHCICGDIFLEDLRIYRETQLERVNMKAVFPLWKINTKVLINDFVNLGFKSIVTCVDERYLDKSFAGRIIDENFINDLPANVDPCGENGEFHSFVFDGPIFSQPISFAIGEKVYKQYKSHAKDDETMNGFWYVDLVNN, from the coding sequence ATGATAAAATCAATTTTCAATTGGAGTGGAGGCAAAGATTCAGCATTTGCTTTGTTCAAAATTCTTTCAGAAAAAAAATATGAAATATCGTGTTTGCTCACTTCTGTGGGTGAAGAACATGATAGAATTTCGATGCATGGTGTCAGAGTTTCCTTGCTTGATAAACAAACTACAAGCATTGGTATTCCTTTGCAAAAACTTGTTCTTCCTGAATCTGCATCTATGCAAGTGTACGATGAGGCCATAGAAAAATATCTGACACGCTTCAAAGAAGAAGGCAATACACATTGTATTTGCGGTGATATTTTTCTGGAAGACCTCAGAATATACAGAGAAACGCAATTAGAAAGAGTTAACATGAAAGCTGTATTTCCGCTTTGGAAAATCAATACAAAAGTTTTAATAAACGATTTTGTTAATTTGGGATTTAAATCTATTGTTACTTGTGTTGATGAAAGATATCTTGATAAATCATTTGCCGGAAGAATTATTGATGAAAATTTTATAAATGATTTACCTGCAAATGTTGACCCTTGCGGAGAAAACGGAGAATTTCATTCTTTTGTTTTTGATGGACCAATATTCAGCCAGCCAATCAGTTTTGCAATTGGAGAAAAGGTTTACAAACAATATAAATCACACGCGAAAGATGATGAAACGATGAATGGATTTTGGTACGTGGATTTAGTGAATAATTAA